The genomic window CAACGACTGGCTGGAAAACGGTTGTTGATTGTGGATGATAACGCAACCACTCGGCAAATTTTGACTTTGCAGGCGATCGCTTGGGGAATGACCTCCCGCGCCGCTACCTCTGGGGAAGAGGCTCTGAGCTGGCTGAGCAATCAAGAGACCTTTGATATTGCCATTCTGGATATGCAATTGCCCCAGATGGATGGCTTGAACTTAGCCGCAGAAATTCGCTCTCGACCCCATACTCAGACGTTGCCATTGGTGATGTTAACTTCTCTGGGCAAGCCGGAGATAGAGCTACAAGCACAGCAAACAAATTTTGCCGCCTTCCTGAATAAACCGATTAAACAATCTCAGCTCTACAATGTCTTGAGCGGTCTCCTGGGCGAACCTGCTGCGCTGCCAAGCCCACGTCCCCATCCCGAACCGATTGACCCGAATCTAGCGCAACGGCTACCGCTGCGAATTCTGTTAGCCGAAGACAATGTCGTCAACCAAAAGGTGGCGCTGCATCTATTGGGGCGTTTGGGGTATCGAGCCGATATCGCCAGCAACGGTTGGGAAGTGCTGCAAGCGCTACAACGCCAGCCCTATGATGTCGTTCTGATGGACGTGCAAATGCCAGAAATGGACGGATTGAGCGCCACGCGCCGAATCTGTGAAGAATGGCCCTACGAGCAACGTCCCTGGATTATCGCCATGACCGCGAATGCGATGCAGAGCGATCGCGAGGAGTGTTTGAGCGCGGGCATGGATAATTACGTCAGTAAACCGATCCAGATGGAGGCGCTGCTGAAGGCGTTAGCGACTTTGCAGCCGCTTCCCCGTCTCCCCATCTCCACCGCGGCTGTCGATCCCCAGGCAATCCAAGCACTTTGCGAGATGTTTGGGGAGAATGCTGCATCCGTTCTGGTGGAAGTCATTGATAGCTTCTTGGAAGATACACCCCACATCTTGCAAGTCATCCGGAATTCAGTGGATGCTGGAGATGCAGTGGCGCTGCGACAAGCGACTCACACGCTCAAGTCAACCAGTGCAACGCTGGGTGCCATGACACTCTCCAATTTGTGTAAGCAACTCGAAGCGATCGCGAAAGACGATACTCTAGCAGGGGCACCGGAAATCGCATCGCAGCTGGAGGCGGAGTATGAGCGCGTGCGCTGTGCGTTGCAAGAGTTCCCTCTTTGATCGAGATTGAAACCTCCGCGCAGGGTACATCCTATACCAATTTACGGAATAGGTCTAATTAAAAATGCTTTCCCTTCCCCAAGAACCCTCTATCGTCCTCGTGGTAGACGACGACAAAATCATGCGTCAGCTACTGCGTCAAGCAATGCAACAGGAAGGATACCAGGTTGTTGAAGCAAGCAATGGAGAGGAATGCTTGAGTGCTTACATTCGCTTTCAGCCGCATATTGTCTTGCTCGATGCCATGATGCCGATAATGGATGGCTTCACTTGCTGCTCCAGGCTGCAAGAAATTGCTTCATGCGATCGCACTCCCGTATTGATGATTACAGGTCTTGACGACAAAGAATCCGTTGACCGAGCTTTTGAGGTCGGAGCCATTGATTTCGTTACCAAACCCATTCACTGGCCCGTACTGCGTCAGCGGGTGCGGCGTATAATCCAACAATTTCAACTTTATCAACAACTGGAGGTAGCAAACCGAGACTTGCAGCGACTGGCGACCTTCGACAGCCTGACGGGACTGGCAAACCGTCGTCGATTTGATGAGTATCTTGCTCAAGAGTGGCGGCGAATGTTACGCGAACAACTGCCCCTGTCTCTCATCTTCTGCGATATCGATTTTTTCAAAACCTACAACGATACTTACGGGCACCAAGCTGGAGATATTTGTTTACAAACTGTCGCGGGTGCCCTGTATCGGGTTGTCAAGCGCTCGACAGATTTAGTCGCTCGCTATGGTGGCGAAGAGTTTGCTGTGATTTTACCCAATACCTTTGCGGCGGGTGGGTTGCAAGTAGCAACGGAAATTCGACGGGCTGTTAAATCTTTAGAAATTGTTCATGCCAAGTCTGCGGTTAGCCAGTTTGTGACGCTGAGTTTGGGTGTTGCTGGCGTAATTCCTTTGCATGACACCTCACCAGAAGCATTACTTAAGGAAGCGGATGAGGCGCTGTATCGGGCAAAAGCAGGAGGACGCGATCGCGTATGCTCCTAGACGCAGCTTCTGGCGACGATGCATCTGTGAATACAATCAGCCACGCAGATATAAAGCGCGACATAAAAGGCGATCGCTCAATCAAGTTAATATGCACAAATCAGCAAAAAAAATTAAAACTACAAAATCAAATTAGTAATTTTTAATTTTTAATTTCCCTAAGAGGTGAGCAGTGAAAAGTCGTAGAGCATTCGTGTCTCTCCTGGTATTGGTAGCTCTCTTGAGCATCGGTACAGACTCAGTGGCAAAACCTTTGCAGGTTCGACTCAACAGACGGTTGGAAGTCGTGTCTTATGTAGGGAAAGTCACCTATAAACGTAGAGAAGCCGCCGGGTCGGTTAGGGTCGGCTTACGCCTTGAGGACGTGGGCGATACTATCAGAACAGGCGATCAGTCTAATGCCGTCCTAGCGGTCGATACCGGCATTGGCTTCGTGAATGTCTCAGAAAATACCACTCTGCAAATACAACAATTGCAGACAACGCCTGACGGCGGACGAATTACGCGGCTTCAAGTGACGGGGGGACAAGCTCGCCTGGAAGTGCGACCGTTTACGAATCCTGATTCGCGCTTTGAAATTGAAACACCTGCCGGTTTGAGTGGCGTTCGCGGGACGCAATTTGGTGTGAGCG from Coleofasciculus sp. FACHB-1120 includes these protein-coding regions:
- a CDS encoding FecR family protein; translation: MKSRRAFVSLLVLVALLSIGTDSVAKPLQVRLNRRLEVVSYVGKVTYKRREAAGSVRVGLRLEDVGDTIRTGDQSNAVLAVDTGIGFVNVSENTTLQIQQLQTTPDGGRITRLQVTGGQARLEVRPFTNPDSRFEIETPAGLSGVRGTQFGVSVKPNGKTSVATLEGSVVEEAQGQSVEVNAGFRTLVIPGEPPSQPIPLKEEAELEIRVLAAMEGDRARIRGLIDPFNLLIVASALQNVERTGEFDITVPLSKERKIQAVVVTPLGRRQAYELLVP
- a CDS encoding PleD family two-component system response regulator; this encodes MLSLPQEPSIVLVVDDDKIMRQLLRQAMQQEGYQVVEASNGEECLSAYIRFQPHIVLLDAMMPIMDGFTCCSRLQEIASCDRTPVLMITGLDDKESVDRAFEVGAIDFVTKPIHWPVLRQRVRRIIQQFQLYQQLEVANRDLQRLATFDSLTGLANRRRFDEYLAQEWRRMLREQLPLSLIFCDIDFFKTYNDTYGHQAGDICLQTVAGALYRVVKRSTDLVARYGGEEFAVILPNTFAAGGLQVATEIRRAVKSLEIVHAKSAVSQFVTLSLGVAGVIPLHDTSPEALLKEADEALYRAKAGGRDRVCS